Part of the Fibrobacter sp. genome is shown below.
GCTTGTGGGGGCAAATTCTACGGACTTGTCGATGTCGGTCTGTAAGCCCTGAATAATCAAGGTACGGGTGGCGTTATTGCCGCCGGTGGCGCGGACTGCGTCAATAAAGGTCTGGTAATAGCCCATGAGAACCTGGGCGTGCTGGCTTGTCCAGGAGAGACCCTGCTGGCCTTCGCCCGGTTCGTTGGCGCCTGCAAAAAGAAGATGTTCGTCGTAGTTCTTGAACTTGTTGGCAATCTGGGTCCAGTAGTTCTTCATCTTGGTATCGACGGTGTTGTCTTTGTAGGTTGCCATCTTGGTCTGGAACCAGCCGCCTTCACCTTCGTGATGGATGTTAAGCACCACGTACAGTTCGTTACGTAGGGCGTAATCCACCACGGTCTTTACGGAATCCAGCCAGGTTTCGGTAATCTTGCCGTTCTGGGTATGGGAATCCCAAGCGCAGGGGATGCGGACTGTGTTGAAACCGGCTGCCTTGATGGAGTCCAGCAATGCCTGGGTGGGATAGGGGTTGCCCCATCCGGTGGGATCATTGGGCACTTCCATGGAGTTTCCGATATTGTAACCCATGCCCATGTTCTTCTGAACTTGAGCGGCTGTCGGTAAATCTGCAAATGCAGCAGTTGCCATGGCGCCTGCGAACATCAACCCAAACATCGTTTTTTTCATATTGGTCCTTTACGAAAAGATCCAAAACACCGACTATAATATATACCGAAAGAAAACGACTGTCAAAAATAAGTGCCGCGGCGGAGAAAAGCAGTTGTGTTTTTTTCAACGAACGTAAACGCCTTGTTACTAAATCGCGAAAAATCGAAAAAAAGCCGGCAATTGCTTGTCGGCTTCTTTGGTTAGGGGTATTGAAATTTATTTCAAATTCACGCGAAGAGTGTTGTTGCCGCTCTTGGCGATGTAGCTGCCTGCTCGAATTCCGGCCAAATCCAAGGAGGCGGAGCCAGAGTGGCCGCGAACTTCTCGAATCAGGTTGCCGTTCAGGTCGAAAAGGCGGATGGAGGCGCGGGTTCCTTGAGCGACCAGCATATTGCCTTGGCGGGTGAGGCTTTGCAGCCCTTGTTTTTTCGCGATAGCCTTGATGGCGGTTGTAGTCGCCTTGACACTTTCGGTTGCAACCAAGGACTTTGCGGTGATGCCTCCGCCAACGTTCTTGGCGCCAATCAGGTTAAAGTCCAGGGTGTCTGCGGTGCCGTCGGTGTTCTTGAAGATAATCCAATCCACATAGACGTCGCCGGTGTAGCCCAGAGTGTATATCTGCAGTCCCATGAATACAATGTTTGTGGGATTACCCGGAACCATCAGGTTGCTGCCGCTTTCTCCTGTGGTGGCGACCTTAACCTCGTAGGTGTTCCAGGTGCCCAGCTCAACTTCTCCGAGGCCTGCTTCCTGCCAGTTCCAGTCGGCGCCGTCCATGGTAACCAAGTTGGGAGCGATAAAGCCGAAATCTTCGCCCACCTTGGAAATGGTTCCGTCAAAGAATGCCCGAATAGAGACGCTGGAAATTTTGCTCCAGTCCTTGGGAACGCTGGAAAATTCGATTTGACCGTATGTACTGTCTGCAATGGTGAATTCTGCCTTGATGGACTTGTCTGTATCGGTGCTGATGACCGGATTGCTGCTTCCGTCAAGGTTTGGCATGCCATAGACATTTCGCATGGCGTTCATGACTTCCGGGTCAAAGACGGATCCGTCGGGATCTGACTGACGGCGGATGATGGTCATGTGGTTCTCGCCTTCGTGACCGGTATCCCAGGCGATGGGGACCACCTTGTTGTCGAAGGCGGCCTGGGCTACGGCCTTGTACCAGCCGATACGTCCTTTGCGGTGGCGCTTGTAGTCATCGCCTTTCAGAATGCCCAGTCGGTCGTTGGCACCGAATTCACCGATGATGACCGGAATGCCCTTGTCCACATAGTTGGTCTTCATTTTCTTGAAAGCCACCTGCATGTCGTTTGCGCTACAGGGGGTGCCCATGGCGTTTCCCCACGGATTGTAACCGCAGTTGTGAACGATGTCTGCGCCGGTGGCGTAGTTTTCCTCGCCCCAGTAGTATTGCGGTTCCACGATGGCGCCCCAGTTGACAGGCTCGCCTACGATGGTGTAGGGGGACGGATCGTAGTAGTGGACTTCGAACATCATGCGGTTTGCGATAACGTCGTTAGGCATCATGCTTGCGGGGTAGGCTTCCACGGAGCGGTCGATGCTGGTGG
Proteins encoded:
- a CDS encoding glycoside hydrolase family 5 protein, whose amino-acid sequence is MYSFKHWTKTSKFLAVLSAATMSSAFAADLPTAQQIFEKMGLGINIGNTMEVPGNPTLWGNKFPTEAYIKGVKAAGFNTIRIPCAWDSHATNSVINESWMDSVQTVVDYCVKAGLYTVLNIHWDGGWLEENLKDDKKTEVNAKQKAYWTQIAKRFKDYDEKLLFASANEPATTDDNYKNESKILQGYHQTFVDAVRATGGNNASRTLIIQGPSTSIDRSVEAYPASMMPNDVIANRMMFEVHYYDPSPYTIVGEPVNWGAIVEPQYYWGEENYATGADIVHNCGYNPWGNAMGTPCSANDMQVAFKKMKTNYVDKGIPVIIGEFGANDRLGILKGDDYKRHRKGRIGWYKAVAQAAFDNKVVPIAWDTGHEGENHMTIIRRQSDPDGSVFDPEVMNAMRNVYGMPNLDGSSNPVISTDTDKSIKAEFTIADSTYGQIEFSSVPKDWSKISSVSIRAFFDGTISKVGEDFGFIAPNLVTMDGADWNWQEAGLGEVELGTWNTYEVKVATTGESGSNLMVPGNPTNIVFMGLQIYTLGYTGDVYVDWIIFKNTDGTADTLDFNLIGAKNVGGGITAKSLVATESVKATTTAIKAIAKKQGLQSLTRQGNMLVAQGTRASIRLFDLNGNLIREVRGHSGSASLDLAGIRAGSYIAKSGNNTLRVNLK